The following proteins come from a genomic window of Melospiza georgiana isolate bMelGeo1 chromosome 3, bMelGeo1.pri, whole genome shotgun sequence:
- the DACT2 gene encoding LOW QUALITY PROTEIN: dapper homolog 2 (The sequence of the model RefSeq protein was modified relative to this genomic sequence to represent the inferred CDS: inserted 1 base in 1 codon), with protein MSLPGEGGHPIPFGCWGGGRGAGSPRAEAGTGMGQAGAAPARGGGSAGYWLLAPRIHPGGGPGAAXSRSRFPSLPPSLSPSPVPTSPPKPQESLRLRFTLSGASGGGGRGALSAGTARGGSSPASSPPPPCHGRCRGPALTMLLGAPRPGGWDRSRVGERLQAALAGLQELQVLREKQRELVRAALAMPQWPAAGGEQQPLSAHSKEHRLEVTLSALKEQLSRLRRQDVGLKSHLDQLDQRISELKLDVSKTSSEYLDSDSRPSSGFYDLSDGGSCSLSNSCTSVYSESISSSHTSLLPSSQHPKARLSVFDYRPKSADETTVHTTSFQQQGAYGSDGCRIAASRDVSGTPARSRPRPVSTGDLERLIPADTRFQKEMDPKSVLPQCHNGDMHLLSIDPKFQNDLVSKNGIDVYPYPSPLHAVALQSPLFSLVGTSPKSDFQAPPSKPMPSTTGPSLIKTRPTTEVKPGGYINKLLQLTRCKGSSRAEASEWVSPKSQPAAMHQRLIITPSAGGVKINSSSSQLEKQMSSLESNKAEGKLSIEVPEGECAKQQETMSCMNEEQSSTRPDTEPSAVNSCYPAKSAARGSPLAEETESSMERSLSYSQLCQEDSSPDTWNAKAVPPKKLPIKRCGNAKLAYTGGHERVTRAEFVHAQFVPAESHQVRVKFASSKTKAVKIKRRNSEKVIRPGKQAFCVEKMRGPHGATKLPVEWNQLQRPQGMKTLMRRPSYSGDMAGRSCSESSLFPVQVRLPAVPSRPELYGASANALYSLEAACADTGSRKKQRKWQSTVEISAKAQPAGLAHSFGLGAPRQPARRAGVLRSVSTRARSKGQPHGDCAKSESDHSEYSAECASLFHSTIAETSEGEVSDFTANRFGDSESSEGDWDGSSNSSSLALDYDEGDESELIWPEGSVRQSVTVQTSSKPIPPVPKICRIKASKALKKKIRRFQPASLKVMTMV; from the exons ATGTCTCTGCCAGGAGAGGGCGGGCACCCCATCCCTTTTGGCTGCTGGGGCGGAGGACGAGGCGCGGGCAGCCCCCgggcagaggcagggacagggatggggcaggcaggagccgCCCCCGCGCGGGGCGGAGGGAGCGCTGGGTACTGGCTCCTCGCCCCGCGTATCCACCCGGGAGGTGGCCCCGGCGCTG TGAGCCGCAGCCGCTTCCCTTCGCTCCcgccctccctctctccctcccccgtCCCCACCTCTCCTCCAAAACCGCAGGAGTCGCTACGGCTCCGCTTCACTCTCTCCGGTGCCAGCGGCGGAGGGGGGCGAGGGGCCCTCAGCGCAGGCACGGCCCGGGGCGGGAGCAGCCCCGCATCGTCCCCGCcgcccccctgccatggccggTGTCGCGGCCCAGCGCTGACGATGCTGCTGGGCGCCCCGCGGCCGGGCGGCTGGGATCGCAGCCGGGTGGGCGAGAGGCTGCAAGCGGCCCTCGCCggcctccaggagctccaggtgcTTCGGGAGAAGCAGCGGGAGCTGGTGCGGGCCGCCCTGGCCATGCCGCAGTggccggcggcgggcggagAACAGCAGCCCCTGTCCGCCCACAGCAAGGAGCACCGTCTGGAGGTCACCCTCTCCGccctgaaggagcagctg TCTCGTTTGAGGAGACAGGATGTCGGCTTGAAAAGTCACTTGGATCAGCTGGACCAGCGAATAAGTGAGCTGAAATTGGACGTCAGTAAGACCTCCAGTGAATACTTGGATAGTGACAGCCGGCCCAGCTCAG GATTCTACGACCTGAGTGATGGTGGTTCTTGCTCACTCTCCAATTCTTGCACCTCTGTGTACAGTGAgtccatctcctcctcccacaCCAGTCTCTTACCCAGCTCTCAGCACCCTAAAGCAAGGCTCAGTGTGTTCGATTACCGACCCAAGTCTGCAGATGAAACCACTGTGCACACCACcagcttccagcagcagggagcctATGGCAGCGATGGATGTCGGATTGCAGCCAGCAGAGATGTTTCTGGGACTCCTGCCAGGTCCAGACCAAGGCCAGTTTCCACAG GTGACTTGGAAAGACTCATTCCAGCGGACACTAgatttcagaaagaaatggaTCCCAAATCCGTGTTGCCTCAGTGCCATAATGGAGACATGCACTTGCTCAGCATCGATCCCAAATTCCAGAATGACTTGGTCTCCAAGAACGGCATTGATGTGTATCCTTACCCAAGCCCCCTCCATGCAGTCGCTTTACAAAGTCCCCTTTTCTCCCTGGTGGGAACATCCCCAAAATCAGACTTCCAAGCTCCTCCCAGCAAACCTATGCCTAGTACAACAGGTCCCAGCTTGATTAAGACTAGGCCAACCACTGAGGTCAAGCCGGGGGGTTACATCAATAAATTGCTGCAGCTGACGAGATGCAAAGGGAGCAGTCGGGCTGAGGCCAGTGAGTGGGTTTCACCAAAGAGCCAGCCAGCTGCAATGCACCAGAGACTCATTATAACCCCCAGCGCCGGTGGAGTGAAAATTAACAGCAGCAGTAGCCAGCTGGAAAAACAGATGAGTTCTCTGGAGAGTAACAAAGCTGAAGGGAAGCTGTCAATAGAGGTGCCAGAGGGGGAGTGTGCCAAGCAGCAGGAGACCATGAGCTGTATGAATGAAGAACAGTCATCCACTCGGCCTGACACAGAGCCATCAGCTGTGAATAGTTGTTATCCTGCCAAGTCAGCAGCAAGGGGCTCTCCTCTGGCAGAAGAAACGGAGAGCAGCATGGAGCGCAGTTTGTCCTACTCACAGCTGTGTCAAGAGGACTCTAGCCCAGACACCTGGAATGCTAAAGCTGTCCCACCCAAAAAACTGCCCATCAAAAGGTGTGGCAATGCCAAATTGGCTTACACTGGGGGTCATGAACGAGTGACACGAGCTGAGTTTGTCCATGCTCAATTTGTCCCTGCAGAATCCCATCAAGTCCGGGTAAAGTTTGCCAGCTCCAAAACAAAGGCAGTGAAGATAAAGAGGAGGAACAGTGAAAAGGTCATTCGGCCTGGGAAGCAAGCCTTCTGCGTGGAGAAGATGAGAGGGCCTCATGGGGCCACCAAGCTGCCTGTTGAGTGGAATCAGCTCCAAAGACCACAAGGAATGAAGACCCTCATGCGCAGACCTTCATATTCTGGAGACATGGCTGGCAGATCATGCTCAGAATCCAGTCTGTTCCCAGTGCAGGTCAGGCTCCCCGCTGTGCCATCCAGGCCAGAGCTCTACGGAGCCTCTGCCAATGCGCTGTATTCCCTGGAAGCAGCTTGTGCCgacacaggcagcaggaagaagCAGCGCAAGTGGCAGTCTACGGTGGAGATCTCTGCCAAGGCCCAGCCGGCCGGCCTGGCTCACAGCTTTGGCCTGGGAGCGCCGAGGCAGCCGGCGAGGAGAGCCGGCGTCCTGCGCAGCGTCAGCACGAGGGCTCGCTCCAAGGGGCAGCCGCACGGAGATTGTGCCAAGAGCGAGTCAGACCACTCCGAGTACTCTGCAGAGTGCGCCTCCCTCTTTCACTCCACCATCGCAGAGACCAGCGAAGGGGAGGTCAGCGATTTCACTGCCAACCGGTTCGGGGACAGCGAGTCCAGTGAAGGCGACTGGGATGGCAGCAGTAACAGTAGCAGCCTTGCTCTTGACTATGATGAGGGGGATGAAAGTGAGCTGATTTGGCCTGAAGGTTCAGTCAGACAATCCGTGACTGTCCAGACCTCTTCCAAGCCTATTCCTCCAGTGCCCAAAATCTGTCGCATCAAAGCTTCAAAGGCACTGAAGAAGAAGATAAGGAGGTTCCAACCTGCCTCTCTGAAGGTCATGACCATGGTGTAA